Within the Eucalyptus grandis isolate ANBG69807.140 chromosome 1, ASM1654582v1, whole genome shotgun sequence genome, the region CTTGGACAGTTGAGTGTTGATAAGCAACTCTTGTCCCGCATCAGAGTACCCTGCCCCTGGGACCTTTGGGACTACGTCGAGCAAGTTGGCAGTGCGCAGGAGGCGCAGGCTTGGGATGGAGTTGGCAATATTGCAGAATTTGAGATTTCCTACACGGGGGCTCGCATAGACAAAGGCAGTCACGGGGCAGGGTTGCTGTGATTGGATGCCACATGACCTGTTGTAGCCGTTCCAGGCTATGTCGACAGCGTTCAGCGATGCAAGCGCTGCTCCTAGGCTGTGGCCCGCGACGGTTATGCTGATTTCCTCGTCCTTGTATTGGTCAACCAGCCGCTGCACTTCCGTCAGGACCTGGAATTTTGGATGAAGAAAACATCAGAAACACCACGACTGTGAGCGCAACGCCTAGAAACACAGTAGAGAAAACATGAGCTACATAAGGTATAATGAGTTTTGCACCAAACACTTTCTTCAATGCCCTGAAAAGGACGACATTTACCTGCTCCCTGGCACTAGATTTGTTGAACTCCGAGCGAGGATCGTCCGAGGTGTAGACGGAGAGGAACCCGCTATGCACTTTAGGAATTATATCGTCAACATCGTCTGCGGCTGCATCTGCAGCGGTGTCTGCGTCTGCATCAGGGTCTGTGCCCCCCAGTATCTTTGTAGCAGGCGTCAACGGAAAATTGAAATCGCTAGCCCACTCCAGCACCTGAATAGTACCTCTCCAGGCGATCAATATATCCCTCCGCCCCAGTGCGGCCTTGCCTTTGTCAGTCGCCACCGCAACATACCCTATCCAGTTCGACTCCTTGTTCCAGGCTTCCCTGGACAAGGACCTCAGCAGAAAACATCCGGGGAGTTTGACTGAAGATGTCGCGTAGAAGTACTTGGTGGCAGTGTACTCGAAAGGGTTGGCGATCGACAGGCCAACCTTCGAGAACAGATTTTTCAAGCCGTACCGGCTGTCCCCAGCATACTTGGACTTGACCTCAGAGTTGAATGTGTCGTAAGTCGCCGAGGCCCGCTCGCCATAGTGGATGAGGTACCGCCTCAGGTCGAGGTCGAGGGGGTCCAGCAGGTTCTTCCAGTTGTTCTGCCCACTTAACTCCCTCCATCTCTCTGGTATTTGCTTAAACATTGGACTGAATCGGTTGAAATCAATCCTCCTCCAACGCTTATTCAGTCCCAAAAGCCTTTGAACTCGTTCCAAAAATTGATGGTTCAAA harbors:
- the LOC104457064 gene encoding phospholipase A1-II 1, whose protein sequence is MFKQIPERWRELSGQNNWKNLLDPLDLDLRRYLIHYGERASATYDTFNSEVKSKYAGDSRYGLKNLFSKVGLSIANPFEYTATKYFYATSSVKLPGCFLLRSLSREAWNKESNWIGYVAVATDKGKAALGRRDILIAWRGTIQVLEWASDFNFPLTPATKILGGTDPDADADTAADAAADDVDDIIPKVHSGFLSVYTSDDPRSEFNKSSAREQVLTEVQRLVDQYKDEEISITVAGHSLGAALASLNAVDIAWNGYNRSCGIQSQQPCPVTAFVYASPRVGNLKFCNIANSIPSLRLLRTANLLDVVPKVPGAGYSDAGQELLINTQLSKYLKNPGNISKWHSVETYLHGLAGTQGTKGGFKLEVKRDVALVNKHQSFVRDEYLVPDEWWVMKNRGMVQMEDGSWQLEDHEMDNDSSDDES